The genomic window GCCAGGTGTTAAGTGCCTGTTCAGCTTGTCCTAAGTCTAGTTGAATACTACCTTGAATATCCAGAATTGGAGCCAGAACTTGAAGATTTTGGGAATTAGAGGATTTTTCGAGCAACTTCAAGCTATCTGTAATTGCCTGTTGCGCTTGTGTCAAATTACCCAGTTTTTGATATGCCAATGCCAAATTACTTAATGCCACAGCTTGCTGCAATTCATTGCCTTGGCTGCCATAACTTTTAACTGCTTGTTGCAAAACTTTAACCGCTTCTGCAAACTGTCCTGCCTCATACAGCACTTTACCCTGTTGCAGCAAGTCTTGTGTTTGTGCAGTCGGATTTTGGATTGACACTCCAAGAGTTGCGATATGTTGTGCCTCTACAGTTGCAGCAACAGGAAAAGCAATAACGCACAAAAAAGCTGTCACCAGAACCAAGAGAATCAAAACAGGCAAGTCATGTCTTTTTAAGGGACGAATGAACCATATGTTACATCCGTTACATATCCGTTGCCACTGATTGTTTTTATGACTCTTGGGTTTCATCGGAACTCCTCCCTCTACTATTGGGATAACGAATCATTGACTACAGGACATGGCAGAGGGAATAGAAGAACTTTGCCCAGATTGAGCTACAAGAATAACATCACTGCAATTTTGATTTCTCCCGCCCAAAAAAAAGTTACAAATCAGTAATCAACCTCGCCTTACGGAGAAAGAATTGCAGCACCGTTTCTTCACGAGAAATAATATCAGCCCTACCCTCCATGCCCAATTGAATGTGACACTGGTTTTTCTTTTTACCTAAAATCAGAGTTTCCGGTTCAATAGTAACTTCATAGAAAGCACCAGGCACAGCAGCTTTTGGACTACTAGTCGCATTAGACATAGATGCATTTGTGCCATTATTTTGAGGAGCGAATGCCTGCGGCACGGCTTTGCCGAACGCATCTGGAGAAATCGCCTGCACTTGACCATTGAGAGTACCATAATCTGGGTAAGGACAAGCGCTCACCCGCATTTGGACTTTTTGACCAATTTTTAACTTACTTTGATTTTCAGATGCCACTGCTGCTTTCAAAACCTGAGGCGCATTCGTGGAGACAATTTGCACCAGTTCCTCGCCAGTCCGCACAGTTTGACCTGGGTTTCGCAAATTGACTTGGGAGACTATACCATCAGCGGTAGCTGCGATCGTGGTTTGAACTAAATCTATTTGAGCTTGTTTGAGTTCGCTAGTATCACGCTCTAACTGCTTTTCAATTTCAATCTGTTGCTTAACTAGGGCTTGACGTTCCTTTTCTGAAGTCGCCTTGCTGCTTTCCCCTCCAGCTTTTTCTTGAGCGATCCGCTCGGTAGCAACAGTTACTTCTGTATTACTTGGATTTACGGCAACTTGAGCGCGTTGTCTTCTAGCAATGACAGCAGATACTGCTTGTTGTAACCGCGCCATTACTTGTGACAGTTGCGTAAGTCCTGAAAAACAGCTATAGCAATCCCAATTGAAACGTGAGAAAATACGTAGGCAGAAAGTACGTATCTATAAGTATTTCAGGGATTTTCTTTCTCACGAATGATTTAGGATTGCTATAATATATTAAAGAATAGCAACTACCGCTCCAGCTAAACCTACTGCCTTAATTGCTCCATCAAGTATACCTCCCAAATCGAGATTTGCCCCAGCATTCCAAGACGAACTGTAGCTACTCGATATTCCGCCCCAAGCAGCAGCTAGCGCTGGATTAGTACCGGATACGCCCCAATTATCATCTCTAGAACCAGCCTCAAAAGTGCCATGAGTTCGCCCGGTATGCGAGAATGTAAAAACTGAACCATGTACGTTATCTTTAAGTGCAAAAACAAGTGATGTATCATAGCTAGTAGCGCCACTATCATGGAAATTACCTGTAAAGCTATAAGCTCCATCTGCAAACAAACTTAGGTGAGCATGGCCTCCTACTGGAACTCCATTATTAAAACTGATAGTACCTGTATCCAGCTCTATGTTTGGTAGTAAAGGATCTGGAGGTGGGTGAGGCAAAGGAGCTGAAGGTGAGGGCGCTAATAAGTCGTTGGGTATCCGGGATATATCGTGGTAAGATCGTGTATTTAGCAATTCAAAACTTTTGATGATACTTGTCATATTCTCTCTCCAAAATATATTAAGACTAGACAAACCTCAAAATTAATGTGATTTATTTAAGGTAGGTCTGCAACTAAATGAATCTCTCTGCATATCACTCTCTACGACGACTTTTAGTTTTTATGCACTGAGAATATAAAACTTGGTAAAAAATCTGTAAAATCCTTACGCAGCAAGGAATTAGCTTTTGGCTGTATGGTTGTATAATTGAAATCAGCTATGGTTCAAACAACGGCAAGTATTCCATGCAACCCCGACAGGGCATTGTTGAAATCTTTTCTACGTTTGTGCAGTTCGATCTAGACCAATTTAGTGGTTGGGCAACAGATGCGAAACTGCGACGCAGTATGAAAGTTTGCCTGGAGGGGTCGTCAGCTGAGAAATCAGATACCTTTTGGGCACTTTACTGGTATAGAGTTTGGCAGACTCAATCGAGTGCTGTGGCACTGGCACATCTTTCTGCTTACTTACAAGAGGTGTGCTATTGGACTGCAAGAAAATTTGCCCTCAACTTTCTCACACAATCATCTCTAGCAGACTATTTTCAGATGGCGATCGCTCATCTTGACAAAATCCTCAAAACTTTCAATCCTCAATGCAGTTCGCATTTAAAAGCCTATGCAGAATTAGCTTTTGAATGGAGTATCAAGGATGTACTGCGCTTACGTCGGGAAACAGAAATTTGCTCGGACTGGGCTTTATTGCATAAACTCAGCCGTAAACGATTGGTGCAGTCATTACAAAATATAGGCTTTAATACTCAAAGCATCGAGAGTTATGTTTTAGCCTGGGAATGCTTTAAGGAACTCTACACAGGTGACAACGCAAAAATTCGCCAGCTTACCAAACCAGATGCTGTGACTTGGGAGGCTATTACTAATCTTTATAATGCAGAACGTTTAAGCCGATTGAGTTCACCCACTCCCGGAGTCAATCCGCAAACCATAGAAACCTGGCTATTATCTTCTGGTAAAGCTGCTCGTACCTTCCTTTATCCTAAGGTTGTTTCCGCAGACGCTCCCCTCAAAGAAGAAGATGATGGTAATTTATTAGATATATTGCCTGCGGGTTTGCCAACATCTTTACTAACGGAAATTATTGAGCAGGAAGAAGCTGCAAATACAAGAAATCAGCAAGCTCAGTTAAACCAAGTTTTGCACCAAGCGATCGCTGCTTTGGATGCAAAGTCACAACAATTACTGCAAGTTTACTATGGTCAGAAGCTGACTCAAACAGAAATTGCTACACAGTTAGAAATTAAGCAATATACTGTTTCTCGTCGGCTGGCTAGCATTAAAAAGTCATTGCTACTGACTCTAACGCAGTGGAGTCAAAACACTTTGCATATTTCTCCTAAATCCGACGTAATAGATGCCATAAACACAAGCTTAGAGGAATGGCTCAAAGTCCAATATAGCCATACCCAGATGCAATGAGGAGACAAGAGAGAAAATTCTCTCATGTCTGCCTTAACTCTTTATATGGAGCCATTCTCAAATTATGTTTAACGTACCTCCCTCATTCACTATTGACTCACAGCAGTTATATTTGGAAATTCCCCAATCTCCAGAGATGCAAGAACAACCCTACTCAACAGCTGGTGCTTGTCAACGTGGGTGGATAAATCAAATTTGCTTACAAGCTTTTTTGCCTTGGTTCAAAGAGGAAATTGCCCCCACCGCTAGGCTTTATCCCAACAGGGCGGCATTGGCGAGTTTTTGGGAAGTAGTCAATGGCACAGCGATTACTTTTGATAGCGATCGCCTTGTATTAATTCCCACCCTCGCTATGGATGGTGATGAGTTACGCGTACCGCAGGAATGGGTAGATATTCCAGAGTGGGTTGCTGACTACTACGTAGCAGTACAAGTCAATCCCGATGATGGCTGGATGAAGATTTTTGGCTACACAACCCATCAAATTCTGAAAACAAAAGGGGTTTATGATGCTGGAGACCGTACTTACAGCTTGGAAAGTGAAGATTTAATTCCAGATATCAATGTGCTGTGGGTTACACGCCAACTTAATCATCCAGAAGCCTTACGTGCCGAGATTGCACCTTTAGCTCCTATTGCCAAAACCCAGGCAGAAAACCTCTTAGAAAGGTTGGGTCATCCCGATGTAAAATTCCCGCGTTTGGCAGTTCCGTTTTCACTGTGGGGCGCACTCCTAGCACATAGCGGCTGGCGAAAAAAATTGTATGAACTGCGTCAGGGTTTACTCATGCAGTGGTCAATTCCGCAATGCTTGCAGACAGGAGTAGCCAATTTAGCTCAACAGTGGGGATGGGAAAAAAGAGAATTCGTTGTGGTGCCTGCCGGAATGCGGAGTGCAGAACCAGTTATAGGCTTGTCTCGGCAAATAAGAGTTGCACAAAATACATATGAGTTACGTATTTTCCCAAAAGCTGCTTCTCAGAACCATGTTTGGCGCTTTGAATTGCGAAGTACAACTCCTGGTGGTCAAATTCCTGCTGGGTTTAAGCTCCGACTACTGACGGAAGACTTACAAGCTTTTGAGAATAATCAAGATACGACAACAACTTCTGTGGATATGTTGTACTTGGAAGTAATTTTGGAACTAGGAGAAGGATTGGTTTGGGAAATAGAACCCGCACCTGAAGACTATGACCGAGAGATTCTGCGGTTTTAAATCTTAAGCTGTTCCACATTTAGTTTGCAATAGCAGCGTTACCTTTATTTTTAATTTTTCTTCCCTATTTAATTATTAACTCTCCCTAGTTTAACAGCCTATTTACAGCAGTTTTCATGTATTTGAACCACATCTGTCGTACGGGTACAGCATTGCTTGCCAAACACTTGTGGCATCGCCCCAGCACTTTTAACGGCAACTTCTGCCCTTTGTGCCAGTTGATTTATCCCCATATTACAGAGGGTGATAGTGCTATAGCCATTGGCAATACCGACAATGGCTTTATTGAAATCTTCATCTGTTAAACCAACAGCACGCAGCATTGCTCGATTAGGCGATCGCTGCACTCCTTGCGTCACAACTTGGCTTCTCAAATTCTCCGACATAGTTACATCTTCCTATGACTTCCATGTATGAGTATCATAGGTAGCAATTTTTCCGATGTCCAATATATATTTATGAATATTTGAGACTTATAAAATATCAAAACTATAGAACTGCGACACCTGCCCTACTTCATTGCTTTTGCGTCTACGTTTTATTCTTTATTACTAAAAATTTGATACCGCTTTGTAAATTGTCTTTTAAGCACTTTAAGCTTTTTGAGGACATATGCAGGCAGCAATCCAAACATCAAAGAAATAGGTTGATGCGAATATACTTTTATAGTATAGTGTGGGCGTTTATCCATCTTCCAATTGTCGTACCAAGGAAAATCACTAATTAGATTAATCTCGTCAACTTTATCCTCATAAGCTGACTTAACTACTTGTTCAAAAAGTATAGTGCCAGGAGAAAGTTTGGAATAACTCTCATCGTAAGCCAGCTTCCAAATAATGGTTGAACGCTTCAACTTAATCGCTAAATTGATCGCAATCGTCTTACCTTCAGCTTCAAGTAATTGCCATTCAAGCCAACCAGCTTCTGATAATCGGCGGGTAAGATTCGTATAAAATAATACATCTGTTGATGAATTTGCAATTAAATGTCCTCTAGTTCTTTTCCAACTGGCAGTTTCCACTTCTATTAATTGAGGTAAATGTTTTTCAGTGGCATCGCTTCCTTTAAGGAAAATAGTTTTCACACCTTCTAGTTGATAGAGTTTCTTTCCCGACCTTTTGATAGTACTTTTTAAATTACCACTGAGGTTTTTTCGATATTCATCAAAACAGCCAGTTATTTTTAAGTGAGCTCCCATCATCCAATCAAGCTCTTTAATGAGGATAATATCTGACATCCCTTCTAAAGCAGCAATAGTCGGTGAGTTCTCCGGTAAACGGTTAAATACCATACCCAGATGATGGGGACAAAATTGTTTCGCAGCATCAATAAGGACTGGAATAACTATATTTTCAAGCCCCAATGCGGCTACAATATCAAGCGAACATGATTGCGAAGCCCTACGTGTAACTAATAACGAAAATTTGAATCCAAAGAACCTTTGTGGAGTTACAATTAGCGGCAAAACACCTACTAGCTCCGAATCGTTATAAGCAAATACACAAAACCATGATTCGTCAACTTCCACATAGTGTTCAAAATATGATGATACCCATGCATAGGATGTCATTGGTA from Nostoc sp. UHCC 0926 includes these protein-coding regions:
- a CDS encoding HlyD family efflux transporter periplasmic adaptor subunit, which codes for MARLQQAVSAVIARRQRAQVAVNPSNTEVTVATERIAQEKAGGESSKATSEKERQALVKQQIEIEKQLERDTSELKQAQIDLVQTTIAATADGIVSQVNLRNPGQTVRTGEELVQIVSTNAPQVLKAAVASENQSKLKIGQKVQMRVSACPYPDYGTLNGQVQAISPDAFGKAVPQAFAPQNNGTNASMSNATSSPKAAVPGAFYEVTIEPETLILGKKKNQCHIQLGMEGRADIISREETVLQFFLRKARLITDL
- a CDS encoding sigma-70 family RNA polymerase sigma factor, yielding MQPRQGIVEIFSTFVQFDLDQFSGWATDAKLRRSMKVCLEGSSAEKSDTFWALYWYRVWQTQSSAVALAHLSAYLQEVCYWTARKFALNFLTQSSLADYFQMAIAHLDKILKTFNPQCSSHLKAYAELAFEWSIKDVLRLRRETEICSDWALLHKLSRKRLVQSLQNIGFNTQSIESYVLAWECFKELYTGDNAKIRQLTKPDAVTWEAITNLYNAERLSRLSSPTPGVNPQTIETWLLSSGKAARTFLYPKVVSADAPLKEEDDGNLLDILPAGLPTSLLTEIIEQEEAANTRNQQAQLNQVLHQAIAALDAKSQQLLQVYYGQKLTQTEIATQLEIKQYTVSRRLASIKKSLLLTLTQWSQNTLHISPKSDVIDAINTSLEEWLKVQYSHTQMQ
- a CDS encoding DUF1822 family protein → MFNVPPSFTIDSQQLYLEIPQSPEMQEQPYSTAGACQRGWINQICLQAFLPWFKEEIAPTARLYPNRAALASFWEVVNGTAITFDSDRLVLIPTLAMDGDELRVPQEWVDIPEWVADYYVAVQVNPDDGWMKIFGYTTHQILKTKGVYDAGDRTYSLESEDLIPDINVLWVTRQLNHPEALRAEIAPLAPIAKTQAENLLERLGHPDVKFPRLAVPFSLWGALLAHSGWRKKLYELRQGLLMQWSIPQCLQTGVANLAQQWGWEKREFVVVPAGMRSAEPVIGLSRQIRVAQNTYELRIFPKAASQNHVWRFELRSTTPGGQIPAGFKLRLLTEDLQAFENNQDTTTTSVDMLYLEVILELGEGLVWEIEPAPEDYDREILRF
- a CDS encoding GNAT family N-acetyltransferase, which translates into the protein MVELTQSKLLNKEKLKIQIVENLEELKLHADSWNQIVFESTQQLPMTSYAWVSSYFEHYVEVDESWFCVFAYNDSELVGVLPLIVTPQRFFGFKFSLLVTRRASQSCSLDIVAALGLENIVIPVLIDAAKQFCPHHLGMVFNRLPENSPTIAALEGMSDIILIKELDWMMGAHLKITGCFDEYRKNLSGNLKSTIKRSGKKLYQLEGVKTIFLKGSDATEKHLPQLIEVETASWKRTRGHLIANSSTDVLFYTNLTRRLSEAGWLEWQLLEAEGKTIAINLAIKLKRSTIIWKLAYDESYSKLSPGTILFEQVVKSAYEDKVDEINLISDFPWYDNWKMDKRPHYTIKVYSHQPISLMFGLLPAYVLKKLKVLKRQFTKRYQIFSNKE